The genomic window TTGTCCAACACTTCCTTGGATTAATGGGAATGCCTCGACGTGTCTTTACGTTCTTGCCTGGACAAGGATTGGACACAGGGAACTTTATCAGTTCAATTGGTGCATTGCTTATGGGTGCAGCCGTTATTGTAATGCTAATTAACATCGTTATCACAAGTGTTAAAAAGCAAACAGTCGGCAATGACCCTTGGGAAGACGGACGTACATTAGAATGGGCGATCCCTTCTCCACCGCCATTTTATAACTTTAAACAATTGCCGCTTATTCGCGGTTTGGATGCTTATTGGCTGGAAAAAATGGAAGGAAAAAAAGGCATGATTCCGGCTGAACCGCTTGGAGATATTCATATGCCAAATTCATCCTTTGTTCCATTTATGATTTCGCTCGGTTTATTTATTGCCGCATTTGGGGCAATGTACCGTTCTGATTATTCTTGGGGACTTCCAGTGCTTATTATCGGCTTGGTCGTTACGTTTGGATCTATGGCGTTCCGATCTATTAAGGATGATCATGGTTTCCATATTCATAAAGAAGATTTAATTGATGATGATAAGAAGGGGGTTAAGGCATAATGCAAGCTGAAGAAAAATTTACAGTTGAAACGTGGCCTGCTTCGCCTGAAAGGGCTACCCTCGAAGGAAGAAACAAATTTTTAGGATTTTGGTTTTTCTTAGGAGGAGAGACGGTCCTCTTTGCGTCTCTCTTCGCTACCTATCTTGCATTAAAGGATAAAGTTCCTAATGGAGATCACGCGTTAGCGAAAGACATGTTTGAATTACCGCTGACATTCGTGATGACAATGCTGTTGTTAACTAGCTCATTAACAAGCGTTTACGCGATGTATCACATGAAGAACTTCCAATTCAAAAAAATGCTCCTTTGGCTTGGAATTACCGTTCTTCTTGGCGCAGGCTTCCTTGGTCTGGAAGTTTATGAATTTAATCATTATGTACATGAATATCATCACACTTTTACAAGCAGTGCATTTGGTTCAGCATTCTATACATTGGTCGGTTTCCATGGAGCTCACGTTTTATTCGGATTAGGGTGGATCCTTACATTAATGATCCGCAATGCGAATCGGGGATTAAACTTGTACAACGCACCAAAGTTTTATGTAGCAAGCCTTTACTGGCACTTTATTGACGTTGTGTGGGTATTTATCTTCACAGTAGTATATCTAATGGGAATGGTGGGATAAACTGATGACGAACCAGCAACTCAATTCAGGTAACCCAAGAGTAGACATTGAATATCGCCGTAAAAAAAATGCAGAAGAGATGAGAGATCAAATTATCTCTTTCACCATAATGATATTTTTAACTCTTATCGCATTTGCAGCAGTTGCCTATGAAAAATTTTCCGGATGGTTTACAGTACCGTTTATCATTCTTTTAGCAGTAGTTCAAGTTATTTTCCAGCTCTATTATTTCATGCATATGAAAGAAAGAGGCCATGAATCACCTGCACTTTTCCTGTACTCAGGGGTATTGGTTGCGGCAATAACTGTACTAGCTTTAATGACTGTCGTTTGGTGGTAAAAAAAGAAAATCGGCTATTTAGCCGATTTTCTTTTTAAGGGAATAATAACATTATGGTAACTTCTTCTTTCATTGCGGAAATACTTTTCTAAGGGTAAAATATACTTGAACTTTTCATATGAATGGGGTGATTCTACCTTGCCATTAAGCTTATTTGGTTTTCGGGCATTATGGAGCCCATATTTTTTTATCGCATTATCGCTCGTCGTTGCAGCCTTTTTTCTGATAACAGTGAAATATCGGGATCGTTTTGTTGGGAGCGAACCTTTGACAAAAAAAGAAGGAACGTTATTTGTT from Bacillus methanolicus includes these protein-coding regions:
- a CDS encoding cytochrome (ubi)quinol oxidase subunit III; translation: MQAEEKFTVETWPASPERATLEGRNKFLGFWFFLGGETVLFASLFATYLALKDKVPNGDHALAKDMFELPLTFVMTMLLLTSSLTSVYAMYHMKNFQFKKMLLWLGITVLLGAGFLGLEVYEFNHYVHEYHHTFTSSAFGSAFYTLVGFHGAHVLFGLGWILTLMIRNANRGLNLYNAPKFYVASLYWHFIDVVWVFIFTVVYLMGMVG
- the ctaF gene encoding cytochrome c oxidase subunit IVB is translated as MTNQQLNSGNPRVDIEYRRKKNAEEMRDQIISFTIMIFLTLIAFAAVAYEKFSGWFTVPFIILLAVVQVIFQLYYFMHMKERGHESPALFLYSGVLVAAITVLALMTVVWW